The Zingiber officinale cultivar Zhangliang chromosome 9A, Zo_v1.1, whole genome shotgun sequence genome window below encodes:
- the LOC122020162 gene encoding pectinesterase-like, whose translation MDYGRLGSSTHSVSGNPQPSRDESKSKQRRRRFFWAGLLAAAFLLFAGGVSVTVLVMRGGNRSGSLPSRAPTQAMSQACGLTRFPALCLSSLLDYPGSFEAGVRDLVHISINMTRGRVGDAMYGASAITGTGMGKLARAAFRDCMELLGDSLEQLSDSLLVVLPPSSSPLQSTEARVRGASDEDVLTWLSGAATNHDTCQEGLQQVEDPYVREFMEDQLKDLSELLSNSLAMFSGVSRNKDFTGIPIQNKKKRKLLAAPVGDGDGDKEFPDWMGKKDRRLLQIPAANIQADMVVSKDGNSTYRTITEAVKAAPENSGRRIIIYIRAGRYTENIKIARKKTNLMLIGDGKTQTIIAGSRSVADKFTTFHTATLAATGTGFIMRDITVENTAGPEKHQAVALRVGADRAAVYRCDIRGYQDTLYVHSQRQFYRECGVYGTVDFIFGNAAAVLQRCTLSARKPLPQQKNTITAQGRKDPNQNTGISIHFCRLTAEPELEAAKADYPTYLGRPWRQYARVVYMQSSMGDHIHPAGWLEWDGAFALGTLYYGEYMNSGPGAGVAMRVNWPGFRVITLPSEASKFTVAKFIYGFSWLPMTGVAFSAGLDAL comes from the exons ATGGACTACGGTCGACTCGGTTCGTCGACTCACTCTGTTTCCGGCAATCCCCAGCCGAGTCGCGACGAGTCAAAGTCAAAGCAGCGGCGGCGCCGATTCTTCTGGGCGGGTTTGCTGGCCGCCGCCTTCCTCCTCTTTGCTGGCGGCGTGTCGGTGACTGTCCTCGTTATGCGCGGCGGGAACCGGTCGGGGTCGTTGCCGAGTCGGGCGCCGACGCAGGCGATGTCGCAGGCGTGCGGCCTGACTCGGTTCCCGGCCCTGTGCCTGAGCTCGCTGCTCGACTACCCGGGCTCCTTCGAGGCCGGCGTGCGCGATTTGGTGCACATCTCCATCAACATGACGCGCGGCCGCGTCGGCGACGCGATGTACGGCGCCTCCGCGATCACCGGCACCGGAATGGGGAAGCTCGCCCGCGCCGCCTTCCGCGACTGCATGGAGCTGCTGGGCGACTCGCTGGAACAGCTCTCCGACTCGCTGCTCGTCGTGCTGCCCCCGTCGTCGTCGCCCTTGCAGTCCACGGAAGCTCGGGTCAGGGGCGCCTCCGACGAGGACGTGCTGACGTGGCTGAGCGGCGCCGCGACGAACCACGACACGTGCCAGGAAGGGCTGCAGCAGGTGGAGGATCCCTACGTGAGGGAGTTCATGGAGGACCAGTTGAAGGACCTCTCTGAGCTCCTCAGCAACAGTCTCGCCATGTTCTCCGGCGTCAGCCGGAACAAGGACTTCACCGGCATTCCCATCCAGAACAAAAAGAAGAGAAAGCTCCTCGCCGCCCCCgtcggcgacggcgacggcgacaaAGAATTCCCGGATTGGATGGGGAAGAAGGACCGGCGGCTTCTTCAGATACCGGCGGCGAACATCCAGGCCGACATGGTGGTATCCAAGGATGGGAACAGCACCTACAGGACAATCACTGAGGCCGTCAAGGCCGCGCCGGAGAACAGCGGCCGGCGAATCATCATCTACATCAGGGCGGGCCGGTACACTGAGAATATCAAGATTGcgaggaagaagacaaacctcatgCTCATCGGCGACGGCAAAACCCAGACCATCATCGCCGGATCCCGCAGCGTCGCCGACAAATTCACTACCTTCCACACCGCCACGCTAG CGGCGACGGGGACGGGGTTCATTATGAGGGACATAACGGTGGAGAACACGGCGGGGCCGGAAAAGCACCAGGCGGTGGCGCTGCGGGTGGGGGCGGACCGCGCGGCGGTGTACAGGTGCGACATCAGGGGATACCAGGACACGCTGTACGTGCACTCGCAGCGGCAATTCTACCGGGAGTGCGGCGTCTACGGAACCGTGGACTTCATCTTCGGCAACGCGGCGGCGGTGCTGCAGCGATGCACTCTGTCGGCGCGCAAGCCGCTGCCGCAGCAGAAGAACACCATCACGGCGCAGGGCCGGAAGGACCCCAACCAGAACACCGGCATCTCCATCCACTTCTGCCGGCTGACGGCGGAGCCGGAGCTGGAGGCGGCCAAGGCCGACTACCCCACCTACCTGGGCCGGCCGTGGAGGCAGTACGCCAGGGTGGTGTACATGCAATCCTCCATGGGGGACCACATCCACCCCGCCGGGTGGCTGGAGTGGGACGGCGCCTTCGCCCTCGGCACCCTCTACTACGGCGAGTACATGAACTCCGGCCCCGGCGCCGGCGTCGCCATGCGCGTCAACTGGCCCGGCTTCAGAGTCATCACTCTGCCGTCCGAGGCGAGCAAGTTCACGGTGGCCAAGTTCATCTACGGCTTTTCGTGGCTACCGATGACCGGCGTGGCTTTCTCTGCCGGCCTAGACGCCTTGTGA